The DNA window AATAGCGACGTAAGAGGGATGTTGGCGTGTCTCGGCGCTCATTTGGCACCCCCGGAAGAGGCGATGTAGAGGAGCGGGAAGAGATAGATCCAAACGACGTCCACGAAGTGCCAGTAGATGCCGACCGATTCCACGCGTCGCGCGTTGAGCCCCTTCCCGAGCCCTCGAAAGACCACGGCGTTGGCGACGAGTCCGCCGATCACGTGGAGGCCGTGCAGTCCCGTCATCAGGTAGTAGAACGACCAGAAGAGGCTCTTGGCCGGGACGAGTCCGTTGCGGATCTCATGGCTGTATTCGTAGCTCTTGAAGCCTAAGAAGACCAAGCCCAAGAGGATGGTGAGCCCCATGAACCGGCGCGCCCGGTCGAGATCGCCGCGCTCGAAGCCTTGGTGCGCGAGGATGACGGTGAGGCTGCTGGTGAGAAGGACGACCGTGTTCGTCGCTCCCACCCATGTCAGCGTATGGGCCGCCTCTGATCCCCACTCGGGATGGTGAAGCCGGAGCAGGAGATAGGAGACGATCAGCCCGCCGAAAATGACGATCTCGGAGCCCAGGAACCACCAGATTCCCAGTCTCCAAATGGGCACCGCATGGCCATTCGCTCGCACGGGCAAAGCCCGATGCTCGCTTGAATCGGGGGAGATCCTTCTCTCCCCCGATGACCCCCATCGAAGAGTGTCTATGGTCATAACGTCTCCGCTTGGTTGATGAAGTCGCGGTCCTTCAACCCGGGCAGGCTGTAGTCGTAAGGGCCGCGGTACACCACCGGATCGGTCTCGAAATTGCCGTGCCCCGGAGGCGACGGCGTCACCCACTCGAGCGTCGTGGCGCGCCAGGGATTGCGCTCGGCAACCTTCCCCTTCCGCATGCTGATGAAGAAATTCAGGAGGAAGGGGACCTGCGCAATGATCATGACGATGAGGCCGATGGTCGCGATCACGTGCAAGTATTGGTATTTGGCGATGTAGTCGAAGAGCGACGGGTCGAAGATCCGGCGCTGGTGGCCCGCCAGCCCGATCGCGAAGAGCGGGAGGAAAACCACGTTGAAGGAGATCGTCGTGGTCCAGAAGTGGACCTTTCCCCAGAACTCGTTCATGTGGCGCCCGAACATCTTCGGAAACCAGTAATAAAGGCCCGCCAACCCCGCCATGACCGTGATGGGAAAGAGCGTGTAGTGAAAGTGCGCCAGCACGAAGTAGGTGTCGTGCAGGTAGATGTCGGCCGCCGCGGAGCCGTTGAAGATTCCCGTGACGCCGCCGATCAGGAATTCCGCCATCATGCCGAGCGCGAAGAGCATGGCCGCCGTCAGCCGGATGGACCCGCGCCACAGGGTGGCGATGTATGAGAAGACGGCGATGGCGAAGGGCACGGAGATGATGATCGTCGTGATGCTGAAGGGCGTGGCGAGCCGGGGGTCGATGCCGCTGATGAACTGGTGGTGCGCCCAGACGATGAAGCTCAAGGCCCCCGCGACGATCGTCGCGTAGATGATCATCTTGTAACCGAACAGCGGCTTCCGGGAGAACGCCGGATAGATCTCCGCCAGGATCCCCAGGGCCGGCAGGAGGAGGACGTAGACCTCCGGATGGCCGAAGAACCAGAAGAGGTGCTGGAAGAGGAGGGGATCGCCTCCCGCCGCCGGGAGGAAGAAGCCCGTGTTGAAGAGGCGGTCGGCCAGGAGCATGAAGGCCCCCGCGATGAGCGGTCCGACGGAGAACATGAAGATGATCGAGGCGATGTCGAGCATCCACACGAGGATGGGCATCCGGAACAGGCTCATCCCCGGGGCGCGCAGGCTCAAGGTGGTGGTGAGGAAGTTGATCCCGCCCATGAGCATGGAGGCGAACTCCAGGGCGATGGCCAGGATCCACAGGTGGCCGCCCCAGAAGACGCCCGAAAAGCCCGGTTGGGCGGAGAGGGGCGGATATCCGGTCCACCCGAACTTGGCCGGACCGCCGGGGAAGAAGAACGACGAGAGGAGGACGACCGTGCTCAAGAAGAAGGTCCAGTAGGACATCATGTTGAGGCGCGGGAAGGCCATGTCCTTGGCCCCGATCATGAGGGGCAGGACGTAGTTGCCGAAGCCCGAGAGCAGGATCGGCATGGCGACCCAGAAGACCATGATCGTCCCGTGCATGGTGACCAGCGAATTGTAGAGATCGGGGTCCACCTGGCCGAAGCCCAAAACCGGCTCGTTGGGCCAGGCGAGCTGGCTGCGGAACCCGTAGGCGAAGAGCCCCCCCACCAGGGCCATGACGAGGCCGGTGATCAGGTACTGGAGGCCGATGGTCTTGTGATCCACGGAAAAGACGTACTTGCGCAAAAAGCTTTCTTTAGTGTCCAAGGCTCGAGACCTCCGGGCTTTGCGGTGAGTTTTCATCCAGCCATTTTTGGTAATCCGCCGGGTTCAGGACGTGGAGTTGCCCGCGCATCGTTCCGTGGCCGCTTCCGCACAATTCCGCGCAGGCCAGGGGGTAGTCGCCTTCCTTGGTCGCCTGGAACCATCCCTTGATCGTCCGGCCGGGGACCGCGTCCTGCTTGAGCCTCAGGTTGGGAAGCCAAAGGCTATGGATGACGTCCTCGGCGGTGAGCTCAAAAACGATCTTGGCGTTCAAGGGGACGTTCAACTGGTTCAAGGTCTGGATGTCGTCGGCCGTGTCCAGCGCGCCGTCCCGCCCGGGGTGCGTGATGTCCCACACGAACTGCTTGCCCTTGATCCGGATGATTTGATCGGGTTTGGCGGGGAGCGTCAGCTTGATCTCGTTCCAAACGGGGCCTTGCACGAGATCGATTCCGACGTCGAAGCCCAGGATGACCACGGCCGGGATGAGGATCCACGCCAGCGCCTTGCCCGAGGTGCCCGGCTCGTAGGCCGCCCGCACCCCGTCTTTGCGCCGGTACCGGAGGATGAAGTAGAGGAAGAGCCCTTCCACGACGACGAACCAGGCGCCGACGATCCAATAGATGACCTGAATGACGTGATCTACGCCTTGACCGTACGTCGAAATATTTTCGGGGAACCATTGCATCATCACGTTTCAGACCCTCCAGAAAATCAAAACCCTGAATCGCACCCGCAGGGTGTGGGTCCCTCCTTGCCCGACGGTTTTTTATCCGTACATGATTTAAATCATGTCCCGGGGCATGGGCTCAGAACCGCGACCGCCTCGAAGCCCCGCCACGTCATGAATGGGTGCGTTCACTGATTCAATTTAAGCGCGAGGGGCCGGATGGGCCGGGGGTGACGGAAGTCATATCTCTTGGAGCGTCGTGCGCTATCCTAACGGCTTATAGGGAGGATCCCATGAGACGAATACTCAGCTTCACCCTCGTTGCGGCCTTTCTCTTCCTGGCGCCGGCGGCGCAGGCCGACGAGGCCCTCTGCCCCATGATGACGCTCAAGCATTCCAAGGAGCTCGGGCTATCCAAGAAACAGACCGCCGAGATCGAGAAGATCCGGGACCAAATGATGGAGTCCATGAGGTCCGCGAAAATGAAGGCCTCGGAGGAGACCCGTGGCGTCCTGACGGCGAAGCAGATCCAGAAGGCCGAAAAATTGGACATGGGTTGCCCGATGATGAAGGGCGGCGGGTGTCCCGGCATGAAGGGCGGGAGAGATTCGTGCGGCGGTGATTGCCCGATGCGGGACTGATGCCTTATTCGACCATTGACGGCCTGCCCGAGAGGGTCCGGCGGGCGCTCCCCGAGCACGCCCAGGAGATCTATCTGGCCGCCTTCAACAACGCCTGGGGCCAGTACGCGGACCGCGCGGACCGGGACCAAGTCGCCCACCGCGTGGCCTGGACGGCCGTGAAGAAGATCTACGAAAAGGGCCCGGGGGGCGCGTGGGTGAGGTCGCGATGAACGAAATGGTGCCGGGCATCCAGCCCAGCAAGAGCGCCGGCGGCAGCATCGCCTTCGAGGTCGACGACGTCGACCGGGAAGCGGAGCGTCTCCGAAAAGAGGGCGTGAGGATCCTCCTCGAACCCTTCTCCACGCCGGTCTGCCGCATGGTCGTGGTCGCCGACACCGAAGGCAACGGCGTGACGCTGCATCAAGTCACGGATCTTTAAAGGCGGGGCCTCACCCTCTCACATCGGGCGCTCCCGGATTCAATGCTCCGCGATCAGCTGGCAGCCCCCGGACGATCCCGCCGGGGGAGGAGGGGGGGCGTCGTTCTCGAACCGGATGAGGAAGAGATCGTGGTCGTTCTGCCCCGCCACGAGGATCTTGCCGTCGGAGGCCAGGGCCACGGACGTCGCGTGGTCGTTGTTTCCCGCGTCCGCGGTCACGAGGCCGCCTCCCGCGAAATCCGGGTCCAGGGCGCCGCCGGAAAGATAGCGCAGGAGAATCGTGTCCGCGTCCAAAATCCCCTTGGAGACCACGCCGGCCACGAGGATCTTCCCGTCGCCTTGCAGGGCCGCCGCCGCTCCGCTACCCCCGTTGGAACCGACCGGGGTGCTGACCGTCCCGCCGGTCCCGAAGGACGGGTCGAGGGAGCCGTCCGGAAGGAAGCGGACCACGACGACCTCCGATCCCCCGCTGAGTTCCAGCGCCCCCGTGGCGACGATCGCGCCGTCCGGTTGCAGGGCGAGGCCGGCTGCGTAGCTCGCGTCGCTTCCGAAGGACGCGATCGCGACCCCGTCCCCATCGAAGCCCGTGTCGAGGCTCCCGTCGGAATTCAGGCGGAGGACGGTCAGGTCCTGGGCCCCGCTCGGACCCGAGTTGCCCGCCACGACGATCTTGCCGTCCCCCTGGATGACGACGGAGTTGCCGATGCCGAGCTGGCCGCCCGGTTGAATCGCGGCATAGCCGTCTCCGTCAAAGGAGGAATCCAGCGTCCCGTCCTCGTGGTACCGGGCGACGAAGATGGAGGGAGGGCTTCCCGACCCCCCGACGACGATGATCCGGCCGTCCGGCTGCAGGGCCATCTTCGTCGGGAAGACAAAGAGGGAGGGGATGGGGGCGACGGCGATCCCGCCGGTTCCGAACGTCGTGTCGAGGGTGCCGTCGGCCCGGTAACGGACGAAGGCCACGTCGAAATTGCCGTTCAGGTCGGTCATGCCGGCGACGAGGATCTTTCCGTCCGGGAGGACGGCGACGTCCCGCCCGAGATCCTCGCCGGGCCCGATCGAGGTCACCACGAGGCCGCCGGACACGAAATCCGGGTCCGCCGCCCCGTCGGGCGTGCCGCGGATCAACAGGAAGTCCCGGGCCCCGCCCGGTCCCACCGCGCCCGCGAGGACGAGCTTGCCGTCGTCCTGGATCGCGAAACCGCCCGGGAAGCTCTGCTGATTGTTGACGTCGATCGTGACGAACCCGTTCGTCCCGAAGGTGGTGTCGATATCGCCGGGCGCCGCAGCGAGGGCGCCGGGAGCGGAGACCAGGAGAAGGGAAAGGAATCCCAAGTGTGAAGGGCGCATGATGCTCCTTTCGTTGAATTGAGCCCATTCTGCCCCCGGCCGCCCTCATTTTCAACGAGGGACTGACGCCGCGCTCGCCACGCGTGATATACTTCCCGCCGCATGCCCAAGTTCACCCGGTTTCGAGACGCGGGGTTGTGGAGGGAGGTCGCGGCGGCCGTCTGGCGCGCCCCCCGGGACCCGAGCGTCTACGGGACGATCGAGGTCGACTTCACGAACGGACTCGCCTTCCTGGGCCGTCTCAACGACCGCATGGATCCGGGCGCCCCCGCCAAGATCACCCCCACCCACCTCGTGGCCAAGGCGGCGGCCCTGGTCCTTCAGAAGTTTCCGGAGGCGAACGCCTCCCTCCGGAGAGGGCGCTTTTATCTGAGGGAGGGCGTCGATCTCTTCCTCCAGGTCGCGATTCCGACCGACGCCCGGGGCCACAGGGCGGATCTGTCCGGGGCGAAGATCTGCGCGTGCGAGGTGAAATCCCTGGCCGAGATCGCCCGGGACCTTGCCCTCAAGAGCGAAAGGATCCGGAGCCGCGACGACCCGCAGTTCAAGTCGACGATGGGATTCCTGCGTTGGACGCCGCGCCTCCTCCGTCCCTTCTTCATCCGCCTCGGGGATTTTCTGGTCCACGGCCTCGGCGTCTCCGCGCGGAGTCTCGGCCTTCCGGAGGATCCGTTCGGCTCGGCGATGGTGACGAGCGTGGGCTCCCTGGGGGCGCCGGCCGCCTTCGTCCCGCTTTTTCCCCTCGCGCGCTCGCCCTTCATCCTCTGCGTCGGCGAGGTGCGTCCCCGGCCGTGGGTCATGGGAGACCGGGTCGTCCCGCGCCCGGTCTTGGACGTGGCGGTGACCTTCGACCACCGCTACCTGGACGGCCTGACCGCGTCCCGGATGAAC is part of the bacterium genome and encodes:
- a CDS encoding cytochrome c oxidase subunit 3, whose translation is MPIWRLGIWWFLGSEIVIFGGLIVSYLLLRLHHPEWGSEAAHTLTWVGATNTVVLLTSSLTVILAHQGFERGDLDRARRFMGLTILLGLVFLGFKSYEYSHEIRNGLVPAKSLFWSFYYLMTGLHGLHVIGGLVANAVVFRGLGKGLNARRVESVGIYWHFVDVVWIYLFPLLYIASSGGAK
- a CDS encoding cbb3-type cytochrome c oxidase subunit I — its product is MDTKESFLRKYVFSVDHKTIGLQYLITGLVMALVGGLFAYGFRSQLAWPNEPVLGFGQVDPDLYNSLVTMHGTIMVFWVAMPILLSGFGNYVLPLMIGAKDMAFPRLNMMSYWTFFLSTVVLLSSFFFPGGPAKFGWTGYPPLSAQPGFSGVFWGGHLWILAIALEFASMLMGGINFLTTTLSLRAPGMSLFRMPILVWMLDIASIIFMFSVGPLIAGAFMLLADRLFNTGFFLPAAGGDPLLFQHLFWFFGHPEVYVLLLPALGILAEIYPAFSRKPLFGYKMIIYATIVAGALSFIVWAHHQFISGIDPRLATPFSITTIIISVPFAIAVFSYIATLWRGSIRLTAAMLFALGMMAEFLIGGVTGIFNGSAAADIYLHDTYFVLAHFHYTLFPITVMAGLAGLYYWFPKMFGRHMNEFWGKVHFWTTTISFNVVFLPLFAIGLAGHQRRIFDPSLFDYIAKYQYLHVIATIGLIVMIIAQVPFLLNFFISMRKGKVAERNPWRATTLEWVTPSPPGHGNFETDPVVYRGPYDYSLPGLKDRDFINQAETL
- a CDS encoding cytochrome c oxidase subunit II; this encodes MMQWFPENISTYGQGVDHVIQVIYWIVGAWFVVVEGLFLYFILRYRRKDGVRAAYEPGTSGKALAWILIPAVVILGFDVGIDLVQGPVWNEIKLTLPAKPDQIIRIKGKQFVWDITHPGRDGALDTADDIQTLNQLNVPLNAKIVFELTAEDVIHSLWLPNLRLKQDAVPGRTIKGWFQATKEGDYPLACAELCGSGHGTMRGQLHVLNPADYQKWLDENSPQSPEVSSLGH
- a CDS encoding ChaB family protein; the protein is MPYSTIDGLPERVRRALPEHAQEIYLAAFNNAWGQYADRADRDQVAHRVAWTAVKKIYEKGPGGAWVRSR
- a CDS encoding VOC family protein; translation: MNEMVPGIQPSKSAGGSIAFEVDDVDREAERLRKEGVRILLEPFSTPVCRMVVVADTEGNGVTLHQVTDL
- a CDS encoding 2-oxo acid dehydrogenase subunit E2, which translates into the protein MPKFTRFRDAGLWREVAAAVWRAPRDPSVYGTIEVDFTNGLAFLGRLNDRMDPGAPAKITPTHLVAKAAALVLQKFPEANASLRRGRFYLREGVDLFLQVAIPTDARGHRADLSGAKICACEVKSLAEIARDLALKSERIRSRDDPQFKSTMGFLRWTPRLLRPFFIRLGDFLVHGLGVSARSLGLPEDPFGSAMVTSVGSLGAPAAFVPLFPLARSPFILCVGEVRPRPWVMGDRVVPRPVLDVAVTFDHRYLDGLTASRMNRSLVEILNEPERFMG